One region of Peribacillus simplex genomic DNA includes:
- a CDS encoding ribosomal-processing cysteine protease Prp, translating into MVCSSVSILTIGTINSIIRMCKKEIKIEQDDGYLQVLLPKSIMKMDEARILLTSMLYNLNDLEQNYPNNIQVLTK; encoded by the coding sequence ATTGTATGTTCTAGTGTTTCAATTTTAACCATAGGAACTATTAATTCAATTATAAGGATGTGTAAGAAAGAAATAAAAATTGAACAAGACGATGGGTATCTGCAAGTACTCTTACCAAAAAGCATAATGAAAATGGATGAAGCTAGAATCTTATTGACCTCTATGCTCTATAATTTAAATGACTTAGAACAAAATTACCCAAACAACATACAAGTATTAACAAAATAA
- the ltrA gene encoding group II intron reverse transcriptase/maturase — translation MELLEQILSNKNMNEAYIRVYKNKGASGVDGVTVDELKQYLKENKDELRQRIRTRRYQPQAALRVEIPKENGKMRKLGIPTVVDRVVQQAIHQVLSPLFEKQFSEFSYGFRPKRSCEMAIIKSLEFLNDEHDWVVDIDLERFFDTVHHDKLMRIISNTIKDGNVISLIRKYLVSGVMVNGKYEDTPVGTPQGGNLSPLLSNIMLNELDKELEKRGLRFVRYADDALIFVKSEKAANRVMSTIVRFIEEELGLIVNVEKSRISRPKELKFLGFGYYYGTNNNNYKVKPHTSSVQKFQRKLRQLTKRNWNVPLDYRILKLNQVIVGWVNYFRVANMKKMTERIDTKLRSRIRVIIWKQWKVAKKQIKSLIQLGIPEEEAKGLTYCRKGYRFIGLSKVVQRAISNKCLKQRGVPSALEHYLKVHTVI, via the coding sequence TATAAAAATAAAGGTGCAAGTGGGGTCGACGGAGTAACAGTCGACGAACTAAAGCAATACCTGAAAGAGAACAAAGATGAACTGCGTCAGCGCATCAGAACAAGAAGATACCAACCACAAGCTGCCTTAAGAGTGGAGATCCCAAAAGAAAATGGAAAGATGCGCAAATTGGGAATACCAACAGTAGTGGATAGAGTCGTTCAACAAGCCATTCATCAAGTTCTCAGTCCACTATTTGAAAAGCAATTCAGTGAATTCAGTTACGGTTTCAGACCAAAAAGAAGTTGTGAAATGGCGATAATTAAAAGCCTGGAGTTTCTGAATGATGAACATGATTGGGTAGTCGACATTGATCTTGAAAGATTCTTCGATACCGTCCATCACGATAAACTCATGAGAATCATATCCAACACAATAAAAGACGGAAATGTCATCTCGTTAATCAGAAAATACTTAGTCAGTGGAGTCATGGTGAATGGAAAATATGAAGACACACCTGTCGGTACTCCGCAAGGAGGCAACCTCAGTCCACTATTAAGTAATATAATGTTAAACGAACTTGATAAGGAACTGGAGAAAAGAGGACTAAGGTTCGTGAGGTACGCTGATGATGCCCTTATCTTTGTGAAAAGTGAAAAGGCAGCGAACCGAGTAATGAGCACAATCGTGAGATTTATAGAAGAGGAATTAGGCCTGATAGTCAACGTAGAGAAGAGTAGAATCTCACGTCCAAAAGAGTTGAAATTCTTAGGATTTGGGTATTATTATGGCACTAATAACAACAACTACAAAGTGAAACCTCATACAAGTTCTGTACAGAAGTTTCAAAGGAAACTTCGACAACTGACAAAGCGAAATTGGAATGTTCCACTAGACTACCGAATATTGAAATTGAACCAAGTAATAGTTGGATGGGTAAACTACTTCAGAGTGGCAAACATGAAAAAAATGACGGAACGAATAGACACAAAGCTTCGCTCTAGAATTAGGGTCATCATATGGAAACAATGGAAAGTAGCAAAGAAACAAATTAAATCGCTTATTCAACTAGGAATTCCGGAGGAAGAAGCGAAAGGATTAACCTACTGTCGAAAAGGTTACCGATTCATAGGATTATCCAAAGTCGTCCAAAGAGCAATCTCAAACAAATGTCTAAAGCAGAGGGGAGTCCCCTCTGCTTTAGAACATTATCTAAAAGTACACACTGTGATATAA
- a CDS encoding TetR/AcrR family transcriptional regulator, with translation MNQKRVIEVAATLFLEKGFAYTSMDELVRVSKVSKSNVYYHFSNKEELLEGVVDYWIETYQRVIDEILSQNQLLVEDRVQLFLKHLSQGVQSREYKGGCPFITLYIQSPAQATHIKEKIGLFFTGLQTKVSLLLKQGVEKGEFRNTINIDEVAALFITNLEGALFISETLKDATVIKQTANHFFNLLR, from the coding sequence ATGAATCAAAAACGTGTGATTGAAGTGGCGGCAACATTATTTTTAGAAAAAGGGTTTGCTTATACAAGTATGGATGAATTAGTGCGTGTAAGCAAAGTATCAAAATCTAATGTGTATTATCACTTTTCTAATAAGGAAGAATTGTTAGAAGGGGTCGTTGATTATTGGATTGAAACGTATCAGCGTGTCATTGATGAAATACTTTCTCAGAACCAATTATTAGTTGAAGATCGTGTCCAGCTGTTTTTAAAGCATTTATCACAGGGAGTTCAGTCAAGGGAGTATAAGGGTGGCTGTCCATTTATTACTCTTTATATTCAAAGTCCTGCACAAGCCACGCACATAAAAGAAAAAATAGGTCTCTTTTTTACAGGATTACAAACGAAAGTCTCTCTATTACTAAAACAAGGAGTAGAAAAAGGGGAGTTTAGAAATACGATTAATATTGACGAGGTAGCGGCACTTTTTATAACGAATCTTGAAGGAGCGCTATTTATTTCAGAAACATTGAAGGATGCAACTGTTATCAAGCAAACAGCAAACCATTTTTTTAACTTGCTTCGATAA
- a CDS encoding DapH/DapD/GlmU-related protein yields MLICNDLTKWSASVNHATDPQARKEGFEIAAPVNIANNVWVGGNTVINMGVSIGENSIIGSGSVVTKDIPANVIAVGNPCRVIKTIG; encoded by the coding sequence GTGCTTATCTGTAACGATCTCACCAAATGGAGTGCGTCTGTAAATCATGCAACTGATCCACAAGCTAGAAAAGAAGGTTTCGAGATAGCTGCACCTGTTAATATTGCTAACAACGTTTGGGTTGGAGGAAATACAGTAATCAATATGGGGGTTTCTATTGGTGAAAATAGTATTATTGGTTCAGGAAGTGTTGTGACAAAAGATATTCCAGCTAATGTTATTGCGGTGGGCAATCCCTGTAGAGTAATTAAAACGATAGGATAA
- a CDS encoding IS3 family transposase (programmed frameshift) encodes MSKIYFNEFQIKELENNPHVKQVSDRSIAYHPDFKVKAIKENQAGKSPTQIFIEHGFELEMIGSDKPKGCLKRWRKTFEQYGEDGFYTERRGKGSPGRPKSKEYSQEDQLKKAEARIKYLEAELEFLKKFRRTRKAGFEEEKMTTSEKFTLIEQIIRQYNLTNMVRYFCEMAEVSRSGYYAWIHAERIRLTHEKKDSQDYELIKEVFEAKKKKAGALTIKMILENKYFVTMNHKKIRRLMHKFNLKAIIRQAKPYKKLAKATHEHKAVPNHLNRNFNQGEPRKILLTDITYVYYGSGQPAYLSCVKDAVTREIIAFHLSRSLKMGIVYHTLEKLSDSLNDLIHPEAIIHSDQGVHYTHPEFQRRVKELGLKQSMSRKGNCWDNAPMESFFGHFKDEVDYLECQTFDELHQLIEEYMEDYNTNRYQWSLNRMTPAQYGSQLLAA; translated from the exons ATGAGTAAGATTTATTTTAATGAATTTCAAATAAAGGAATTAGAGAATAATCCACATGTGAAACAGGTTTCAGATCGTTCGATTGCTTATCATCCAGACTTTAAGGTAAAGGCTATTAAAGAGAATCAAGCTGGTAAATCACCTACCCAAATCTTTATTGAACATGGCTTTGAGTTAGAGATGATTGGATCGGATAAACCAAAAGGCTGCTTAAAACGTTGGAGAAAAACGTTTGAACAATATGGCGAGGATGGCTTCTATACAGAGCGACGTGGGAAAGGAAGTCCAGGAAGACCAAAATCCAAGGAGTATTCGCAGGAAGATCAGTTAAAAAAGGCTGAAGCTCGTATTAAATATTTAGAGGCTGAACTTGAATTTCTAAAAAAGT TTAGACGAACTCGAAAGGCAGGCTTCGAAGAAGAGAAAATGACAACGAGTGAAAAATTCACGTTAATTGAACAAATCATTCGCCAATATAATCTTACCAATATGGTCCGTTATTTTTGTGAAATGGCCGAAGTCAGTCGTAGTGGATATTATGCTTGGATACATGCTGAAAGGATTCGATTGACTCACGAGAAGAAAGATTCGCAGGATTATGAACTTATTAAGGAAGTATTTGAGGCCAAGAAGAAAAAAGCAGGTGCCCTCACCATCAAAATGATTTTAGAGAATAAGTATTTTGTCACGATGAACCATAAAAAGATTCGAAGGCTTATGCATAAATTCAATCTTAAAGCCATAATTCGTCAAGCGAAACCTTATAAGAAATTAGCGAAAGCCACTCATGAGCATAAGGCCGTTCCAAACCACTTAAACAGGAATTTTAACCAAGGAGAACCGAGGAAAATTCTCCTTACAGATATTACTTACGTTTATTATGGTTCTGGACAACCAGCTTATCTTTCTTGTGTCAAAGATGCTGTTACACGAGAAATCATCGCTTTTCACTTATCTAGAAGTCTCAAGATGGGGATTGTCTATCACACATTGGAGAAGCTCTCTGATTCCCTAAATGATCTGATTCATCCTGAAGCGATCATTCATTCAGACCAAGGCGTTCATTATACACACCCTGAGTTCCAGCGCCGAGTGAAAGAACTAGGGCTGAAACAATCCATGTCCCGAAAGGGAAACTGTTGGGACAATGCCCCTATGGAATCATTCTTTGGCCATTTTAAAGATGAAGTGGATTATTTGGAGTGTCAAACTTTTGATGAGTTACACCAATTAATTGAAGAATATATGGAAGATTACAATACAAATCGTTACCAATGGAGCCTAAATAGAATGACTCCCGCACAATACGGGAGTCAACTATTAGCTGCTTAA
- the aiiA gene encoding quorum-quenching N-acyl homoserine lactonase AiiA, translating into MTVKKLYFLPAGRCMLDHSSVNSTLTPGKLLNLPVWCYILETEEGLILVDTGMPESALNNENLFKGTFVEGQVLPKMNENDRIVNILKRAGYEPEDLLYIISSHLHFDHAGGNGVFTNTPIIVQRAEYEVALHREEYLKECILPNLNYKIIEGDYEVVPGVQLIYTPGHTPGHQSLLIETEKSGPVLLTIDASYTKENFEDEVPFAGFDSDLALSSIKRLKDVVRKENPIIFFGHDMEQEKGCKVFPDYL; encoded by the coding sequence ATGACAGTAAAGAAGCTTTATTTCCTCCCAGCAGGTCGTTGTATGTTGGATCATTCTTCAGTTAATAGTACACTTACACCGGGTAAACTACTAAACTTACCTGTTTGGTGTTATATTTTGGAGACAGAAGAGGGACTTATTTTAGTAGATACAGGTATGCCAGAAAGTGCTCTTAATAATGAGAATCTTTTTAAAGGTACATTTGTTGAAGGACAAGTTTTACCTAAAATGAATGAGAACGATAGAATCGTAAATATTTTAAAGCGTGCCGGATATGAGCCAGAAGATCTTCTTTATATCATTAGTTCTCACTTGCATTTTGATCATGCAGGAGGAAATGGTGTTTTTACAAATACACCAATTATTGTACAGCGTGCTGAATATGAGGTAGCACTCCACAGAGAGGAATATTTGAAAGAATGTATATTGCCGAATTTAAACTATAAAATCATTGAAGGGGATTATGAAGTAGTGCCAGGTGTGCAATTAATATATACACCTGGACATACGCCAGGGCATCAGTCATTATTAATTGAGACGGAAAAATCAGGTCCAGTGTTGCTAACTATTGATGCATCATATACGAAAGAAAACTTTGAAGATGAAGTACCGTTTGCTGGATTTGATTCGGATTTAGCTTTATCTTCAATAAAACGTTTAAAAGATGTTGTTAGGAAAGAAAATCCGATTATTTTCTTTGGACATGATATGGAGCAAGAAAAGGGCTGTAAAGTGTTCCCAGATTATTTGTGA
- a CDS encoding saccharopine dehydrogenase, whose protein sequence is MNKKTVLIVGGYGVVGSQIARILHDRHPDLEIRLGGRTLGKELPFESERVKIVKVDNTIDDPLRNLDDNFTLVVNAVNDPQDRLLLSAVRKKIPLVDITRWTERFKSSIDRLKNVEVQSPVVLASGWMGGTAALFSKIYSKDLQEVTVDINALYSLQDKAGPNSTAYMDRLTIPFEVKAREGMRQAYPMTNPIKVRFPNGYITKCYRLDTPDHVTLPESIQAVSTNFRIAFDSKISTYGLVSLVNTGIWKMISGEKFTDLRKNILYKPGRGSAHNIVIHLKGYDATGVLYRRCVNISDPLGQTHLTALGAAVQAENILQTSDIVVPDSGIYFPENLLDLGVNASAILDFYREYGVTITKENI, encoded by the coding sequence ATGAATAAAAAAACAGTATTAATTGTTGGTGGGTATGGAGTTGTTGGTAGTCAAATTGCTCGAATTTTACATGATCGACATCCTGATTTGGAAATTAGATTAGGAGGAAGAACCTTAGGGAAAGAGTTACCTTTTGAATCAGAGAGAGTAAAAATAGTCAAGGTAGACAACACAATAGATGATCCTTTAAGAAATTTGGATGATAATTTCACATTAGTTGTTAATGCGGTTAATGACCCTCAAGATAGACTACTCCTATCCGCAGTTCGAAAAAAAATCCCATTGGTTGACATTACTCGTTGGACTGAACGCTTTAAGAGTTCTATTGATCGATTAAAAAATGTTGAGGTCCAATCCCCTGTTGTATTAGCTTCAGGGTGGATGGGGGGGACAGCAGCCCTTTTTTCTAAAATTTATTCAAAAGATCTTCAAGAGGTTACGGTTGATATCAACGCACTATATTCTCTTCAAGACAAAGCAGGACCAAATTCAACAGCGTATATGGACCGGTTAACTATTCCGTTTGAAGTCAAAGCTCGAGAGGGAATGCGACAGGCTTATCCAATGACTAATCCAATTAAAGTCCGCTTTCCCAACGGTTATATAACCAAATGTTATCGTTTGGATACTCCCGATCACGTAACCCTGCCAGAATCAATTCAAGCTGTTTCGACTAACTTTCGTATTGCTTTTGATAGTAAAATATCTACATATGGACTGGTTTCTCTGGTGAATACAGGGATTTGGAAAATGATTAGTGGAGAAAAATTTACCGATTTACGGAAAAATATTCTCTATAAACCCGGAAGGGGAAGTGCACATAACATAGTTATTCACCTTAAAGGTTATGATGCTACTGGTGTATTGTATAGACGATGTGTGAACATATCAGATCCGTTAGGACAGACACATCTTACTGCTTTAGGAGCAGCTGTCCAAGCAGAGAACATTTTACAAACATCTGATATTGTGGTTCCGGATTCTGGAATTTACTTTCCGGAAAATCTATTAGATTTGGGTGTGAATGCATCCGCAATTTTAGATTTTTATAGGGAATATGGGGTTACTATTACGAAAGAAAATATATAA
- a CDS encoding ArsR/SmtB family transcription factor, whose amino-acid sequence MNCNDKVMHILENLRPCFQGLGDPTRQQIVSLLIDKDSLNVTQIAENIPMSRPTVSHHLKILKQSGLLQVQKKGTEMYYCLEFNETINLLKELVSLVEDECKN is encoded by the coding sequence ATGAACTGTAATGATAAAGTAATGCATATTTTAGAAAATTTAAGACCATGTTTTCAAGGGTTGGGAGATCCAACTCGTCAGCAAATTGTATCACTTTTAATTGATAAAGATAGCTTGAATGTGACGCAAATTGCGGAGAATATTCCCATGTCAAGACCTACTGTATCTCATCATTTGAAAATATTGAAACAATCAGGGTTACTTCAAGTTCAGAAAAAAGGTACTGAAATGTATTATTGTCTTGAGTTTAATGAAACAATAAATCTGTTAAAAGAACTTGTATCTTTAGTTGAAGATGAATGTAAGAACTAG
- the ltrA gene encoding group II intron reverse transcriptase/maturase encodes METKLLRIAELAKSEPKMKFTSLAHLLNEQSLTQCHHELPNKKATGVNGTTKEQYSENLEENIKDLVSRLKSKSYRPVPVRRMYIPKLNSTKKRPLGIPEHEDKIVQKGITKILNTIYENDFLDCSFGFRPNRNCHDALKILNHYIEKKSVSYVVDVDIKGFFDNVDHKWMMEFLNLRVSDPNLQRIISRFLKGGYMEEGKKYKTDNGTPQGGVISPILANVYLHYVLDLWFEKVVRKQCKGQAYIVRYADDFVCCFQHKSEAQQFFHSVKLRLKKFNLEIAEDKTKIIPFGRFAENNAKRDGSNKPDTFDFLGFTHYCGKSKQGKFRVKRKSSNKKVQGKLKESKEWLKINRNKDIHTIMDRFKRSLIGYYNYYCMTDNIQMVNSFKERLEYLLFKWLNRRSQRKSFTWDKFNLFLRKYPLPSPRIKVNIYELRKEISYLL; translated from the coding sequence ATGGAAACAAAACTACTAAGGATAGCAGAATTAGCAAAATCCGAGCCTAAAATGAAATTTACATCTCTTGCGCATTTATTAAATGAGCAATCGCTAACACAGTGTCATCATGAACTACCTAATAAAAAGGCGACTGGTGTTAACGGAACGACTAAAGAACAATACAGCGAAAACTTGGAAGAAAATATAAAGGATTTAGTAAGTAGGCTTAAAAGCAAAAGTTATCGCCCTGTTCCAGTAAGAAGGATGTATATCCCAAAACTCAATTCTACCAAGAAAAGGCCTTTGGGGATACCGGAACATGAGGATAAAATTGTACAAAAAGGCATTACAAAAATACTAAATACTATCTATGAAAATGACTTCCTAGATTGTTCATTTGGTTTCCGTCCTAATAGAAATTGCCATGATGCGCTGAAAATACTAAACCATTATATTGAAAAGAAATCAGTAAGTTATGTAGTGGATGTAGATATCAAGGGTTTCTTTGACAACGTTGACCACAAGTGGATGATGGAGTTCTTGAACCTCCGAGTCTCCGACCCTAACCTACAGAGAATAATCAGCAGGTTTCTTAAAGGTGGATACATGGAGGAAGGTAAGAAGTACAAAACAGATAACGGTACACCGCAAGGTGGAGTAATATCTCCGATATTAGCGAATGTATATCTCCATTACGTTCTCGACTTATGGTTTGAGAAAGTGGTTAGGAAACAATGTAAAGGGCAGGCCTACATAGTAAGATATGCAGATGACTTTGTTTGTTGTTTTCAACATAAAAGTGAAGCTCAGCAATTCTTCCATTCAGTAAAGCTTAGATTGAAGAAGTTTAACTTAGAGATAGCCGAGGATAAAACGAAAATTATACCCTTTGGGAGGTTTGCAGAAAATAATGCAAAGCGAGATGGGAGTAATAAACCGGATACCTTTGATTTCCTAGGGTTTACTCACTATTGCGGGAAAAGCAAACAAGGGAAATTTCGAGTGAAACGGAAATCTAGTAATAAGAAAGTCCAAGGTAAACTAAAAGAATCTAAAGAATGGCTGAAGATTAATAGAAATAAAGATATTCATACGATCATGGATAGATTTAAACGCTCACTCATAGGTTATTACAACTATTATTGTATGACCGATAACATACAAATGGTTAACAGCTTCAAAGAGAGACTCGAATACTTACTATTTAAATGGCTAAACAGAAGAAGCCAAAGAAAGTCCTTTACATGGGATAAATTTAATCTCTTTCTCCGTAAATATCCACTGCCTTCACCAAGAATCAAAGTGAATATCTATGAACTAAGAAAAGAGATTAGCTACCTTCTGTAA
- a CDS encoding IS3 family transposase (programmed frameshift) — protein sequence MERKNTGKKYNNEFKKTIVDLYHSGNSVRELSGEYGVSDVTIYKWVKEFTPIGLGEESMTPKELAAIQKENLRLKQEVEILKKGYGHIREKITETDLTEFIEENRNLYPVQRMCEVLEIPRSSHYQSLQLVVSNREQENKELTNKINLIYLESKGRYGAPKIHQILLTKGFSLSLKRVQRLMSKASIRSITKKKYRPYPSKEKVIQLDNLLKRDFTTQTINEKWVADITYIHTLKDGWCYLASVLDLHSKKIVGYSFSRSMTTELVIKAFDNAHSSQKPSEGLVLHTDLGSQYTSSEFTQHTQNHHIKQSFSQKGCPYDNACIESFHAILKKEEVNHVQYLDYQTAKLAIFQFIEGWYNRKRIHSSLGYKTPQAIEDQIRNAA from the exons TTGGAACGTAAGAATACAGGTAAAAAATATAATAATGAATTCAAGAAGACTATTGTAGATCTTTATCACTCGGGTAATTCAGTAAGAGAATTAAGTGGCGAATATGGTGTATCAGACGTAACTATTTATAAATGGGTTAAAGAATTTACCCCTATCGGTTTAGGGGAAGAGTCTATGACTCCGAAGGAATTAGCCGCCATACAGAAGGAAAACCTTCGGTTAAAGCAGGAAGTTGAAATCTTAAAAAAGG GCTATGGCCATATTCGCGAAAAAATAACCGAGACAGATCTTACCGAATTTATCGAGGAAAATAGGAATCTATACCCTGTACAGAGAATGTGTGAAGTATTAGAAATCCCAAGAAGCAGCCATTATCAGTCTCTTCAACTTGTAGTATCCAATCGCGAACAGGAAAACAAAGAACTAACGAATAAAATTAATCTCATTTACCTAGAAAGCAAGGGACGGTATGGTGCTCCTAAGATACATCAAATCCTATTAACCAAAGGATTTTCCCTCAGTCTAAAGCGTGTTCAACGCTTAATGAGCAAGGCGAGTATTCGTTCTATCACGAAGAAAAAATACCGTCCTTATCCATCTAAAGAAAAAGTTATTCAGTTAGATAATTTGCTTAAACGAGACTTTACCACCCAGACCATTAATGAGAAATGGGTAGCTGATATTACGTATATCCACACGTTAAAAGACGGATGGTGTTATTTAGCTTCTGTATTGGATCTTCATTCAAAGAAAATAGTAGGGTATTCCTTTTCACGTTCTATGACGACAGAACTGGTCATAAAAGCTTTCGATAACGCTCACTCTTCACAAAAGCCCTCGGAGGGCTTAGTTCTTCATACGGATCTTGGCTCACAATATACAAGCAGTGAGTTCACTCAACATACTCAGAATCATCATATTAAGCAATCCTTTAGTCAGAAAGGTTGCCCGTACGATAATGCCTGTATTGAATCCTTTCATGCGATATTAAAAAAGGAAGAAGTCAACCACGTCCAGTATCTAGATTACCAAACAGCTAAATTAGCGATATTCCAATTTATTGAAGGTTGGTATAACCGAAAAAGAATTCACAGCAGCTTAGGATATAAAACTCCACAAGCCATTGAAGACCAAATTAGAAATGCAGCTTAA
- a CDS encoding alpha/beta fold hydrolase: protein MRTIFLTGGTGFIGRQLVEELTKEEVMIFLLVRSKSKATRIFQEKGIVNEAAMHFIEGDLTKTDLGLSDEDKDRILKTDVIIHAGGPMDIKATEQEAVSVILNGAKHIGELAKSIHQLKGLQQFIHIVGYMSPLNDKSSMVTIDVFKEGNDYLKIKNSYERTKFLADLYIRQQASEIGYPLSVINPPTVVGSSKTGSTEQVAGLGLLVTSMRRGLMPVVPGGKGYRLPLISNDELAKFIVQVFKQEQPSIQTYTLVQDKQLDPNMSELLGVMSESMNMVAPKISVPIPFMKALMKSGVSKITQIPSDGLNFITNRKFSNDSSKKIMGGDWFKKTSVMKFFPAVVADLDYRLMYQNDQHNHAFERTLIGNTVIYQIQGEGKPFILLHGLLSDGEDLFPLGLELHEKTGQPVWILDLPGLGRSPFKREKNLLDLYLNVVKELMGEATNGAHLIGHSFGAVILLEALVQEYIDTKNTITLLQPPVAKRNSNSFNAPQFMNKWALKLATANLIERYLLGNGLFESTESIPEHYIAKVSRSFTSPRILNTTVQLNSFLLKDYQGDFNKVQRYNLHIIWGDHDRSYFAPLHLGKVDIVPYGHHFPLSHPRETADLVIKNSSTSR, encoded by the coding sequence ATGAGGACAATATTTTTAACTGGTGGAACAGGCTTTATTGGGAGGCAATTAGTGGAGGAATTAACTAAAGAGGAAGTTATGATTTTTCTTTTAGTTAGGTCAAAAAGTAAGGCAACACGCATTTTTCAAGAAAAAGGTATTGTAAATGAGGCAGCCATGCACTTTATTGAAGGTGATTTAACGAAAACAGATTTAGGTTTAAGTGATGAAGATAAGGATAGGATATTAAAAACGGATGTGATTATTCACGCGGGTGGACCAATGGATATTAAAGCGACAGAGCAAGAGGCAGTTTCTGTAATTTTAAACGGTGCCAAGCATATCGGTGAATTAGCTAAAAGTATTCATCAATTGAAGGGCTTGCAGCAATTTATTCATATAGTAGGTTATATGAGCCCCTTGAATGATAAAAGTAGCATGGTTACGATTGATGTGTTTAAGGAAGGCAACGATTATTTGAAAATAAAAAATTCCTATGAAAGAACAAAATTTTTAGCAGATCTTTATATTCGCCAGCAGGCATCTGAAATAGGCTATCCGCTTTCTGTGATTAATCCACCAACTGTAGTCGGCAGTAGTAAAACAGGGAGTACGGAGCAAGTAGCAGGCTTAGGCTTGCTTGTGACGAGTATGCGAAGAGGGCTAATGCCAGTTGTTCCTGGAGGTAAGGGGTATAGATTACCACTTATTTCAAACGATGAGCTAGCGAAGTTTATTGTGCAGGTTTTTAAGCAGGAGCAACCGTCTATTCAAACATATACACTTGTTCAAGACAAACAGCTTGATCCAAATATGTCTGAATTATTAGGAGTTATGTCAGAAAGTATGAATATGGTAGCACCTAAAATCTCTGTACCCATTCCTTTCATGAAGGCACTTATGAAAAGTGGGGTAAGTAAAATAACACAAATTCCATCGGATGGACTGAACTTTATTACAAATAGGAAGTTTTCAAATGATTCATCGAAAAAAATCATGGGAGGGGATTGGTTTAAGAAGACGAGTGTAATGAAATTTTTCCCAGCCGTCGTAGCGGATTTGGATTATCGCTTGATGTATCAAAATGACCAGCATAATCATGCATTTGAACGAACATTAATCGGAAACACTGTCATTTATCAAATACAAGGAGAGGGTAAGCCGTTTATTTTATTACACGGTTTATTGAGCGATGGAGAGGATTTATTTCCTTTAGGACTAGAGCTTCATGAAAAAACTGGTCAACCGGTATGGATCCTGGATCTTCCAGGTTTAGGACGTTCCCCTTTTAAACGAGAGAAAAACCTTCTGGATCTCTATTTGAATGTAGTGAAAGAGTTAATGGGGGAAGCTACTAATGGTGCACATTTGATTGGCCATTCCTTCGGTGCGGTAATTCTTCTGGAAGCATTAGTACAAGAGTACATTGATACGAAGAATACTATTACTTTACTTCAGCCACCTGTTGCAAAAAGAAATTCTAACTCGTTTAATGCTCCTCAATTTATGAACAAATGGGCGTTGAAATTGGCAACTGCTAATTTGATAGAGCGATATTTATTAGGTAATGGTCTGTTTGAAAGTACGGAGAGCATTCCGGAACATTATATTGCCAAAGTAAGTAGGAGCTTTACTTCGCCTAGAATTTTAAATACAACGGTTCAGCTTAACAGTTTTCTATTGAAAGACTATCAGGGTGATTTTAATAAAGTACAAAGGTATAATCTTCATATTATTTGGGGAGATCATGATAGAAGCTATTTTGCTCCATTGCATCTTGGTAAGGTTGATATTGTTCCATATGGTCATCATTTCCCTCTTAGCCATCCGAGGGAAACGGCTGATTTGGTTATAAAAAATAGTAGTACTAGCAGATGA